In one window of Thermus aquaticus DNA:
- a CDS encoding class I SAM-dependent methyltransferase, which translates to MRLLPWLSSLLACPRCRAGLLLGEEALCPACGARYPWRGGFLDLRAYGERPHLRLVNALPPVAHFYDHWRARSTALLSGGRLSFAQELDRMRAWLLPAGPPFLDVGTGTGVYREALGEEAIGLDPSLAFLRVAQRKRPGAYLLGHGERLPFRDGVFGGVAVGPTWNEFQDPRMAALEARRVLRPGGRLFGLLLLGPGSGLGLWRPREEEILALLEEAGFRSRVERWGRLGLILAEVG; encoded by the coding sequence TTGAGGCTTCTCCCTTGGCTTAGCTCTCTTTTGGCTTGCCCCCGGTGCCGGGCGGGGCTCCTTCTGGGGGAGGAGGCCCTCTGCCCGGCCTGCGGGGCCCGCTACCCCTGGCGCGGGGGGTTTTTGGACCTGCGGGCCTATGGGGAGAGGCCCCACCTCCGCCTGGTGAACGCCCTTCCCCCGGTGGCCCACTTCTACGACCATTGGCGGGCGCGTTCCACGGCCCTCCTATCCGGGGGACGGCTTTCCTTCGCCCAGGAGCTGGACCGAATGCGCGCCTGGCTCCTCCCTGCCGGACCCCCCTTCCTGGACGTGGGCACCGGGACCGGGGTTTACCGGGAGGCCCTGGGGGAAGAGGCCATAGGCCTGGACCCCTCCCTGGCCTTCCTCCGGGTGGCCCAGAGAAAGCGGCCCGGCGCCTACCTCCTTGGGCACGGGGAAAGGCTTCCCTTCCGGGACGGGGTCTTTGGGGGTGTGGCCGTCGGCCCCACCTGGAACGAGTTCCAGGACCCCCGGATGGCCGCCTTAGAGGCCAGGCGGGTCCTGAGGCCGGGCGGGCGGCTTTTCGGCCTCTTGCTCCTGGGCCCCGGGTCTGGGCTTGGCCTCTGGCGACCTAGGGAGGAGGAGATCCTGGCCCTCCTGGAGGAGGCGGGCTTTCGGTCCCGGGTGGAGCGGTGGGGGCGGCTGGGCCTGATCCTGGCCGAGGTAGGATGA
- a CDS encoding DUF4397 domain-containing protein, translating to MKKVLALLAVLAVSGLALAQGAMVRVAHLSPDAPAVDVLVNGQRAITNLAFKEVTRYIPLPAAKVRVQVVPAGQSSPVVIDAELDLKEGVYYTVAATGFLNSIRPQVYTDSLAGFFPRAGYARVRVVHASPDAPAVDVAVKGGPVLFAGLPFPRASTYLSVPAGTYDLEVRAAGTTTVALALPGVTLESGKMYTFFAVGSLGQGTLTVVAAVDATVLGGR from the coding sequence ATGAAAAAGGTTTTGGCGCTTTTGGCGGTTTTGGCGGTAAGCGGTCTGGCCCTGGCCCAGGGGGCCATGGTGCGGGTGGCCCACCTCTCCCCGGATGCTCCGGCGGTGGACGTCCTGGTGAACGGCCAGCGGGCCATCACCAACTTGGCCTTTAAGGAGGTCACCCGCTACATCCCCCTGCCCGCGGCCAAGGTGCGGGTGCAGGTGGTCCCCGCCGGGCAGAGCTCGCCGGTGGTCATAGACGCGGAGCTGGACCTGAAGGAGGGCGTGTACTACACCGTGGCCGCCACCGGCTTCCTGAATAGTATCCGGCCCCAGGTCTACACGGACTCCCTGGCGGGCTTCTTCCCCCGGGCAGGGTACGCCCGGGTGCGGGTGGTCCACGCCTCCCCCGACGCCCCGGCGGTGGACGTGGCCGTGAAGGGGGGCCCGGTCCTCTTCGCGGGCCTTCCCTTCCCCCGGGCCAGCACCTACCTCTCCGTGCCCGCGGGGACCTATGACCTCGAGGTCCGGGCGGCGGGCACCACCACCGTGGCGCTGGCCCTTCCCGGCGTGACCCTGGAAAGCGGTAAGATGTACACCTTCTTCGCCGTGGGCAGCCTCGGCCAGGGGACCCTCACCGTGGTGGCCGCGGTGGACGCCACCGTCCTTGGGGGCCGCTAA
- the nhaA gene encoding Na+/H+ antiporter NhaA, producing MLVRRWVEQILESESKGGFLLFFAALLALFLANSPWAASYFALKEVPVGLRIGEFALEKPLVLWVNDLLMALFFLLVGLELKRELLVGELREVRRAGLALSAALGGMAVPAGLYLLLNAQGAEARGWGIPMATDIAFALGVMALVPGVPLGLKLFLLTLAIVDDLGAVLVIALFYTEGLNLGALAWAGAVLGLALLLNRLGVRWLWPYLLLGLPLWYLILKSGLHATLAGVLLALAIPLRLPRPFQGATREEEPEALELELETLEEEVEGAQSPLHRLEHSLHPWVAYAILPLFAFFNAGVGLAGLSLGSVAFGVALGLLLGKPLGILLGAWLALRLGLGMLPEGVGFKGILAVGFLAGIGFTMALFIAGLAFAGELLDQAKVGVLGASLLAGILGFALLRGFQARASRPEAL from the coding sequence ATGCTGGTCAGGCGCTGGGTGGAGCAAATCTTGGAAAGCGAGAGCAAAGGGGGCTTCCTCCTTTTCTTTGCCGCCCTTCTGGCCCTCTTTCTGGCCAATAGCCCTTGGGCGGCCTCGTACTTCGCCCTCAAGGAGGTGCCTGTGGGCCTGCGGATAGGGGAGTTCGCCCTGGAGAAACCCCTTGTCCTCTGGGTGAACGACCTGCTCATGGCCCTTTTCTTCCTTCTGGTGGGCTTGGAGCTGAAAAGAGAGCTCCTTGTGGGGGAGCTTAGGGAGGTCCGCCGGGCGGGGCTGGCCCTGTCGGCCGCTTTGGGGGGGATGGCGGTCCCCGCTGGCCTTTACCTCCTTCTCAACGCCCAGGGGGCCGAGGCCCGGGGTTGGGGTATCCCCATGGCCACGGACATCGCCTTCGCTCTGGGGGTGATGGCCCTGGTTCCCGGGGTGCCCTTGGGCCTCAAGCTCTTCCTGCTCACTTTGGCCATCGTGGACGACCTGGGGGCGGTCCTGGTCATCGCCCTCTTCTACACGGAGGGACTGAACCTGGGGGCCTTGGCCTGGGCGGGAGCGGTCCTGGGCCTGGCGCTCCTCCTAAACCGCCTCGGGGTGCGGTGGCTCTGGCCCTACCTCCTCCTGGGGCTTCCCCTTTGGTACCTCATCCTGAAGTCGGGGCTTCACGCCACCTTAGCGGGGGTTCTTCTGGCCTTGGCCATTCCCCTGCGCCTTCCCAGGCCCTTCCAGGGGGCTACCCGGGAGGAGGAGCCGGAGGCTTTGGAGCTGGAGCTGGAAACCTTGGAGGAGGAGGTGGAGGGGGCGCAAAGCCCCCTGCACCGCCTGGAGCATTCCCTCCATCCCTGGGTGGCCTACGCCATCCTTCCCCTCTTCGCCTTCTTCAACGCCGGGGTGGGCCTGGCGGGCCTTTCCCTGGGGAGCGTGGCCTTTGGGGTGGCCCTGGGCCTCCTCCTGGGCAAGCCCCTGGGGATCTTGCTGGGGGCTTGGCTTGCCCTGCGCCTGGGCCTTGGGATGCTGCCCGAGGGGGTGGGGTTCAAGGGCATCCTGGCGGTAGGGTTTTTGGCCGGGATCGGCTTCACCATGGCCCTCTTCATCGCCGGGCTGGCCTTTGCCGGGGAGCTTTTGGACCAGGCCAAGGTGGGGGTCCTGGGGGCCTCCCTGCTGGCCGGCATCTTGGGCTTTGCCCTCCTCCGGGGCTTCCAGGCGAGGGCCTCGAGGCCGGAGGCTTTGTAG
- a CDS encoding heavy metal translocating P-type ATPase translates to MEPTPRVYRVEGMDCPDCARHVEEAARSLPGVAAAQVSFASGKLFLVVENPQAEKELERVLRPMGYRLQPEGLRARRFPGPWPWALLTGGLLALAFLLAQAWPQWGTYGYALAALLGAFPLARRALAGLRQNPFSMQALVVLATLGALILGAWAEAAVVVFLFLVGEVLEAYSVDRSRKAIFALASLLPRRALRLEGEEVREVPLGALKPGDRVRVPQGERVPADGVVLEGEAEVEEAAFTGEPLPQRRGVGERVYGGSLVVTGSLLLRVEKAPLEGFLAQMERLAEEALLRKSQMERLVDAFSRRYTPAVLLLALFWGGVLPLFVGEFQRHLYQALALLLIACPCALVVSVPAAVAAGVARGARLGVLFKGGGALERLGWVRHLALDKTGTLTLGEPRLLRVEPLGLPEAEALALAAAVGVGMSHPLARAVRERARGLPLPEARAHRGVPGLGVFAQVEGEEVGLMRPGALALSPELARRVAALEAEGYSLALLVKGERPLALFLFADAPRPEAREVLEEVRRLGLKPFLLTGDGEAAALGLGRALGLGPEEVRARLTPEAKLELVAALDREGGVAMVGDGVNDAPALARATVGLAVLEGTEVALKAADAGLMSLRALPRAIRLSRFLRRVIFQNIALAVGLKGLFLLTTLLGLTGLWPAVLADNGALVLVSLNSLRLLWARV, encoded by the coding sequence ATGGAACCCACTCCCAGGGTTTACCGCGTGGAGGGCATGGACTGCCCCGACTGCGCCCGCCACGTGGAGGAGGCCGCCAGGAGCCTGCCGGGCGTGGCGGCGGCCCAGGTTAGCTTCGCCAGCGGAAAGCTCTTCTTGGTGGTGGAAAACCCCCAGGCGGAAAAGGAGCTGGAGCGGGTCCTGAGGCCCATGGGGTACCGTCTGCAGCCCGAGGGCCTCCGCGCTAGGCGTTTTCCCGGCCCCTGGCCCTGGGCCCTCCTCACCGGGGGCCTCCTTGCCCTGGCCTTCCTCCTCGCCCAGGCCTGGCCCCAGTGGGGGACCTATGGGTACGCCCTGGCGGCCCTCCTGGGGGCTTTCCCCTTGGCCAGGCGGGCCCTGGCCGGCCTCCGCCAGAACCCCTTCAGCATGCAGGCCCTGGTGGTCCTGGCTACCCTGGGGGCCCTCATCCTGGGGGCCTGGGCCGAGGCGGCGGTGGTGGTCTTCCTCTTCCTGGTGGGGGAGGTGCTGGAGGCCTACAGCGTGGACCGCTCCCGCAAGGCCATCTTCGCCCTGGCGAGCCTTCTGCCCAGGCGGGCCCTAAGGCTGGAGGGGGAGGAGGTCCGGGAGGTTCCCCTTGGGGCCCTGAAGCCCGGGGACCGGGTACGGGTGCCCCAGGGGGAGAGGGTGCCTGCGGACGGGGTGGTCCTGGAGGGAGAGGCGGAGGTGGAGGAGGCCGCCTTCACTGGGGAGCCCCTGCCCCAGAGGCGAGGGGTCGGGGAGAGGGTCTACGGGGGGAGCCTGGTGGTGACGGGGAGCCTTCTCCTCAGGGTGGAGAAGGCCCCCCTCGAGGGCTTCCTGGCCCAGATGGAGCGCCTGGCCGAGGAGGCCCTTTTGCGCAAGTCCCAGATGGAGCGGCTGGTGGACGCCTTCAGCCGCCGCTACACCCCGGCCGTCCTCCTCCTGGCCCTCTTCTGGGGCGGGGTTCTGCCCCTCTTTGTGGGGGAGTTCCAGCGCCACCTCTACCAGGCCCTGGCCCTCCTCCTCATCGCCTGCCCCTGCGCCTTGGTGGTCTCGGTGCCCGCCGCCGTGGCCGCCGGGGTGGCCCGGGGGGCCAGACTCGGGGTTCTCTTCAAGGGGGGTGGGGCTTTGGAGCGGCTGGGCTGGGTGCGCCACCTGGCCCTGGACAAGACCGGGACCCTCACCCTGGGGGAGCCCAGGCTTTTGCGGGTGGAGCCCCTGGGGCTTCCCGAGGCCGAGGCTTTGGCCCTGGCGGCGGCGGTGGGGGTGGGGATGAGCCACCCCCTGGCCCGGGCGGTGCGGGAAAGGGCCCGGGGGCTTCCCCTCCCTGAGGCCAGGGCGCACCGGGGGGTTCCCGGCCTAGGGGTCTTCGCCCAGGTGGAGGGGGAGGAGGTGGGGCTTATGCGCCCGGGCGCCCTTGCCCTCTCTCCCGAGCTCGCCCGCCGGGTGGCAGCCCTGGAGGCCGAGGGGTACAGCCTGGCCCTCCTGGTGAAGGGAGAAAGGCCCCTGGCCCTCTTCCTCTTCGCCGATGCCCCAAGGCCCGAGGCCCGGGAGGTCCTGGAAGAGGTGCGCCGCTTGGGGCTGAAGCCCTTCCTCCTGACGGGGGACGGCGAGGCGGCGGCCCTGGGCCTGGGCCGGGCCCTAGGTCTGGGCCCGGAGGAGGTGCGGGCCCGCCTCACCCCCGAGGCCAAGCTGGAGCTGGTGGCGGCGTTGGACCGGGAGGGGGGGGTGGCCATGGTGGGGGACGGGGTCAACGACGCCCCCGCCCTGGCCCGGGCCACGGTGGGCTTGGCGGTCCTGGAGGGCACCGAGGTGGCCCTGAAGGCGGCGGACGCCGGGCTTATGAGCCTTAGGGCCCTTCCCCGGGCCATTCGCTTAAGCCGCTTCCTGAGGCGGGTGATTTTCCAGAACATCGCCCTGGCCGTGGGCCTCAAGGGCCTCTTCCTCCTCACCACCCTTCTTGGCCTGACCGGGCTCTGGCCCGCGGTCCTGGCCGACAACGGGGCCCTGGTCCTGGTCAGCCTGAACAGCCTGCGCCTCCTCTGGGCCCGGGTATAA
- a CDS encoding ArsR/SmtB family transcription factor — MPSGAGRAVCGVYEIHPERVERARAALPEEGLLQRAALLLKALSDPTRMRLLLALRAAGELCVCDLALLAGVSVSAVSHQLRLLRQARLVAFRREGKQVYYRLADQHVEALLEGALAHAEEDT; from the coding sequence TTGCCAAGCGGGGCTGGTAGGGCGGTCTGCGGGGTCTACGAGATCCACCCGGAAAGGGTGGAGCGGGCCAGGGCCGCCCTTCCCGAGGAAGGCCTTTTGCAAAGGGCGGCCCTCCTCCTCAAGGCCCTTTCCGACCCCACCCGCATGCGTCTCCTCCTGGCCCTAAGGGCGGCGGGGGAGCTTTGCGTGTGCGACCTGGCCCTCCTGGCCGGGGTCTCGGTTTCGGCGGTGAGCCACCAGCTCAGGCTTCTCCGCCAGGCCCGGCTGGTGGCCTTCCGCCGGGAGGGGAAGCAGGTCTACTACCGCCTCGCCGACCAGCACGTGGAGGCCCTCTTGGAGGGGGCCCTGGCCCACGCGGAAGAAGACACTTGA
- the pdxS gene encoding pyridoxal 5'-phosphate synthase lyase subunit PdxS, with protein MEKGTFQIKTGFAEMFKGGVIMDVTTPEQAIIAEEAGAVAVMALERVPADIRAQGGVARMSDPKIIKEIMAAVSIPVMAKVRIGHFVEAMILEAIGVDFIDESEVLTPADEEHHIDKWKFKVPFVNGARDLGEALRRIAEGAAMIRTKGEAGTGNVVEAVRHARTMWKQIRYVQSLREDELVAYAKEIGAPLELVRWVHQHGRLPVVNFAAGGIATPADAALMMHLGMDGVFVGSGIFKSGDPKKRARAIVRAVTHYNDPEVLAEVSEDLGEPMVGINLDQLKEEERLAKRGW; from the coding sequence ATGGAGAAGGGCACCTTCCAGATCAAGACCGGGTTCGCCGAGATGTTCAAGGGCGGGGTGATCATGGACGTGACCACCCCGGAGCAGGCCATCATCGCCGAGGAGGCGGGGGCGGTGGCGGTCATGGCCTTGGAGAGGGTTCCCGCCGACATCCGGGCCCAGGGGGGCGTGGCCCGCATGTCCGACCCCAAGATCATCAAGGAGATCATGGCGGCGGTGTCCATCCCCGTGATGGCCAAGGTGCGGATCGGCCACTTCGTGGAGGCCATGATCCTGGAGGCCATCGGAGTGGACTTCATAGACGAGTCCGAGGTCCTGACCCCCGCCGACGAGGAGCACCACATTGACAAGTGGAAGTTCAAAGTGCCCTTCGTGAACGGGGCCCGGGACCTGGGGGAGGCCCTTAGGCGCATCGCCGAGGGGGCGGCCATGATCCGCACCAAGGGGGAGGCGGGCACGGGCAACGTGGTGGAGGCGGTGCGCCATGCCCGCACCATGTGGAAGCAGATCCGCTACGTCCAGTCGCTTCGCGAGGACGAGCTTGTGGCCTACGCTAAGGAGATCGGGGCGCCCTTGGAGCTGGTGCGCTGGGTGCACCAGCACGGGCGGCTTCCCGTGGTGAACTTCGCCGCCGGGGGCATCGCCACCCCTGCCGACGCCGCCCTCATGATGCACTTGGGTATGGACGGGGTCTTCGTGGGCTCGGGCATCTTCAAGTCCGGGGACCCCAAGAAGCGGGCCCGGGCCATCGTGCGGGCGGTGACCCACTACAACGACCCCGAGGTCCTGGCCGAGGTCAGCGAGGACCTGGGGGAGCCCATGGTGGGCATCAACCTGGACCAGCTCAAGGAAGAGGAAAGGCTTGCCAAGCGGGGCTGGTAG
- a CDS encoding peptidoglycan DD-metalloendopeptidase family protein, with protein sequence MGALCVFCALPAWAKLPILSPLPLPEATVEVGGTARKGWVLYTVRPGDTLAGIAARYGVDPRHILWSSGLKDDRLQVGQELRIPLVAVEERKPRIPPGVEVYRVRPGDTLASLSQRFGLSPLELVSANPSLESLDRLVAGSLLYIPKKTKGLLVALPEGETLVDLARRFGLSPLEVAKANGLEDPTALRPGDLVLLPGIEAKATYQRLLAKQEAERQARLEAERKRQEELRRLAEERRRQEALRQAQLRQAQVRQAQVQRPQVRRVSYQEGGMRWPLSGFRITTYFGGRGAFQRYHTGIDLAAPYGTPIVAAKSGQVQVAGWSSFGYGFHVVLDHGGGVETLYAHMSRIAVRPGQWVEAGDLIGYVGSTGWSTGPHLHFEVRVNGVPRNPLAYLP encoded by the coding sequence TTGGGAGCTTTGTGCGTATTTTGCGCCTTGCCCGCCTGGGCCAAGCTACCCATCTTGAGCCCCCTGCCTCTTCCGGAGGCCACGGTGGAGGTGGGGGGAACGGCCAGGAAGGGGTGGGTGCTCTACACGGTGCGCCCCGGGGACACCCTGGCGGGCATCGCCGCCCGCTACGGGGTGGACCCCAGGCACATCCTGTGGTCCAGCGGCCTTAAGGACGACCGCCTCCAGGTGGGCCAGGAGCTCCGCATCCCCCTGGTGGCGGTGGAGGAGCGAAAGCCCCGCATCCCCCCTGGGGTGGAGGTCTACCGGGTCCGGCCCGGGGACACCCTGGCCTCTTTGAGCCAGCGCTTTGGCCTTTCGCCTTTGGAGCTTGTCTCCGCCAACCCCTCTTTGGAGAGCCTGGACAGGCTGGTGGCGGGGAGCCTCCTTTACATTCCCAAGAAGACCAAGGGGCTTCTGGTGGCCCTGCCGGAGGGGGAGACGTTGGTGGATCTGGCCCGGCGCTTTGGCCTCTCCCCACTGGAGGTGGCCAAGGCCAACGGCCTGGAGGACCCCACGGCCCTCCGCCCCGGGGACCTGGTCCTCCTGCCCGGCATAGAGGCCAAGGCCACCTACCAGCGCTTGCTCGCCAAGCAGGAGGCGGAAAGGCAGGCCCGTCTCGAGGCCGAGCGCAAGCGCCAGGAGGAGCTTAGGCGCCTGGCCGAGGAGCGGAGGCGGCAGGAGGCCTTGCGCCAGGCCCAGCTTCGCCAAGCCCAGGTCCGCCAGGCCCAGGTTCAAAGGCCCCAGGTGCGCCGGGTGAGCTACCAGGAAGGGGGGATGCGCTGGCCCCTTTCCGGCTTCCGCATCACCACCTACTTCGGCGGGCGGGGAGCCTTCCAGCGCTACCACACCGGCATTGACCTGGCCGCGCCCTACGGCACGCCCATCGTGGCCGCCAAGTCGGGCCAGGTGCAGGTGGCGGGCTGGAGCTCCTTCGGCTACGGCTTCCACGTGGTCCTGGACCACGGGGGCGGGGTGGAGACCCTCTACGCCCACATGAGCCGCATCGCCGTGCGGCCAGGCCAGTGGGTGGAGGCCGGGGATCTCATCGGTTACGTGGGTTCCACGGGCTGGTCCACGGGTCCCCACCTCCACTTTGAGGTGCGGGTGAACGGGGTGCCCCGGAACCCTCTGGCCTACCTGCCCTAA
- the rho gene encoding transcription termination factor Rho has translation MKKKAETPETTLSYQDLAGKILPELHLLAQEAGIENYKRMKKDQLIMALLERQTQGEGLQLVRGYLEISPDGYGFLTENLYNLESRVAIVSAGLIRQYALRSGDYIVGRARPPRENERYGTLIKVEAVNDLDPEAAKNRPRFDELIPQFPDRQIRLETTPDELSTRVIDLLAPIGRGQRGLIVAPPKAGKTTLLKKIANAVLKNEPDIKVIVLLIDERPEEVTDFRESVEGAEVIASTFDEPPQNHIRVAEFVHERAKRIVEEGGHVMILLDSITRLARANNLVTPPTGRTLSGGLDSAALYFPKRFLGAARNIRGGGSLTILATALVETGSRMDDVIFEEFKGTGNMELHLSRRLEERRIFPAIDILKSGTRREELLLGEEVVHKMWLLRKVLADMDPAEAMEMLLSRLARTKSNKEFLAALAAR, from the coding sequence ATGAAGAAGAAAGCGGAAACCCCTGAGACGACCCTTTCCTACCAAGACCTGGCGGGGAAGATCCTGCCGGAGCTCCACCTGTTGGCCCAGGAAGCTGGCATTGAGAACTACAAGCGCATGAAGAAGGACCAGCTCATCATGGCCCTCCTGGAAAGGCAGACCCAGGGGGAGGGTTTGCAGCTGGTGAGGGGATACTTGGAAATCAGCCCCGATGGCTACGGCTTCCTCACGGAGAACCTCTACAACCTCGAGTCCCGGGTGGCCATCGTCTCCGCCGGGCTCATCCGCCAGTACGCCCTAAGGAGCGGGGACTACATCGTGGGCCGGGCCCGGCCCCCCAGGGAGAACGAGCGCTACGGAACCCTCATCAAGGTGGAGGCGGTCAACGACCTAGACCCCGAGGCCGCCAAGAACCGCCCCCGCTTTGACGAGCTCATCCCCCAGTTCCCCGACCGGCAGATCCGGCTGGAGACCACCCCGGACGAGCTCTCCACCCGGGTCATTGACCTCCTGGCCCCCATCGGCCGGGGGCAGCGGGGGCTCATCGTGGCCCCGCCCAAGGCCGGTAAGACCACCCTCCTCAAGAAGATCGCCAACGCCGTCCTCAAAAACGAGCCCGACATCAAGGTCATCGTCCTCCTCATCGACGAGCGGCCCGAGGAGGTCACGGACTTCCGGGAAAGCGTAGAGGGGGCCGAGGTCATCGCCAGCACCTTTGACGAGCCCCCCCAGAACCACATCCGGGTGGCGGAGTTCGTCCACGAGCGGGCCAAGCGCATCGTGGAGGAGGGCGGGCACGTGATGATCCTCCTGGACTCCATCACCCGCCTGGCCCGGGCCAACAACCTGGTGACCCCGCCCACGGGCCGCACCCTCTCAGGGGGGCTGGACTCCGCCGCCCTCTACTTCCCCAAGCGCTTCCTGGGGGCCGCCCGCAACATCCGGGGGGGCGGGAGCCTCACCATCCTGGCCACCGCCCTGGTGGAGACGGGAAGCCGGATGGACGATGTGATCTTTGAGGAGTTCAAGGGCACGGGCAACATGGAGCTCCACCTCTCCCGCCGCCTCGAGGAGCGCCGCATCTTCCCGGCCATAGACATCCTGAAGTCGGGCACCCGGCGGGAAGAGCTCCTTTTGGGCGAGGAGGTGGTCCACAAGATGTGGCTTCTGCGCAAGGTTCTGGCGGACATGGACCCCGCCGAGGCCATGGAGATGCTCCTCTCCCGCCTGGCCCGCACCAAGAGCAACAAGGAGTTCCTGGCCGCTTTGGCGGCCCGCTAG
- the fsa gene encoding fructose-6-phosphate aldolase — translation MELYLDTADLEEIREIALWGVLSGVTTNPTLVAKAFAGERLTWERLSQHLKAVCELAGGPVSAEVTALEAKAMVEEGRRLAALHPNIVVKLPTTEEGLKACRVLSAEGIRVNMTLIFSANQALLAARAGASYVSPFLGRVDDISWDGGELLREIVEMREVQDLPVRVIAASIRHPRHVTEAALLGADIATMPHAVFKALLKHPLTDLGLKRFMEDWEKVKP, via the coding sequence ATGGAGCTTTATCTGGACACCGCCGACTTGGAGGAGATACGGGAGATCGCCCTTTGGGGCGTTCTCTCCGGGGTCACCACCAACCCTACCCTGGTGGCCAAGGCCTTTGCCGGGGAGCGCCTCACCTGGGAAAGGCTTAGCCAGCACCTGAAAGCCGTCTGCGAGCTAGCCGGAGGGCCCGTTTCCGCCGAGGTCACGGCCCTCGAGGCCAAGGCCATGGTGGAGGAGGGAAGAAGGCTCGCCGCCCTCCACCCCAACATCGTGGTCAAGCTCCCCACCACCGAGGAGGGCCTCAAGGCCTGCCGGGTATTGAGCGCCGAGGGCATCCGGGTCAACATGACCCTCATCTTTTCCGCCAACCAGGCCCTCCTGGCGGCCCGGGCGGGGGCCAGCTACGTGAGCCCCTTCCTGGGCCGGGTGGACGACATCTCCTGGGACGGGGGAGAGCTTTTGAGGGAGATCGTGGAGATGCGGGAGGTCCAGGACCTGCCGGTGCGGGTCATCGCCGCCTCCATCCGCCACCCCCGCCACGTGACGGAGGCCGCCCTTCTGGGGGCCGACATCGCCACCATGCCCCACGCCGTCTTCAAGGCCCTCCTCAAGCATCCCCTGACGGACCTAGGCCTCAAGCGCTTTATGGAGGATTGGGAGAAGGTCAAGCCATGA